The Pseudomonas parafulva genome includes a window with the following:
- a CDS encoding F0F1 ATP synthase subunit epsilon: MAMTVHCDIVSAEGEIFSGLVEMVVAHGNLGDLGIAPGHAPLITNLKPGPITLTKQGGTQEVYYISGGFLEVQPNMVKVLADTVQRAADLDEAQAQEALKAAENALNTKGSDFDYGAAAARLAEAAAQLRTVQQMRRGK; encoded by the coding sequence ATGGCTATGACAGTCCATTGCGATATCGTCAGCGCGGAAGGAGAAATCTTCTCCGGTCTGGTCGAGATGGTAGTAGCGCACGGCAACTTGGGCGATCTGGGTATCGCTCCAGGCCACGCCCCGCTGATCACCAATCTCAAGCCGGGTCCGATCACGCTGACCAAGCAGGGTGGCACTCAAGAGGTGTACTACATCTCCGGTGGCTTCCTCGAAGTGCAGCCGAACATGGTGAAGGTTCTTGCCGACACCGTGCAACGTGCTGCCGACCTGGACGAAGCTCAGGCTCAGGAAGCCCTCAAGGCTGCCGAGAACGCGCTGAACACCAAAGGCTCGGACTTCGACTACGGCGCTGCTGCCGCACGTCTGGCCGAGGCTGCGGCTCAGCTGCGTACTGTCCAGCAAATGCGCAGAGGCAAGTGA
- the atpD gene encoding F0F1 ATP synthase subunit beta, giving the protein MSSGRIVQIIGAVIDVEFPRDVVPSVYNALKVQGAETTLEVQQQLGDGVVRTIAMGSTEGLKRGLDVVDTGAAISVPVGKATLGRIMDVLGNPIDEAGPIGEEERRGIHQKAPSFADQAGGNDLLETGIKVIDLVCPFAKGGKVGLFGGAGVGKTVNMMELIRNIAIEHSGYSVFAGVGERTREGNDFYHEMKDSNVLDKVALVYGQMNEPPGNRLRVALTGLTMAEKFRDEGNDVLLFVDNIYRYTLAGTEVSALLGRMPSAVGYQPTLAEEMGVLQERITSTKEGSITSIQAVYVPADDLTDPSPATTFAHLDATVVLSRDIASLGIYPAVDPLDSTSRQLDPNVIGTEHYETARQVQYVLQRYKELKDIIAILGMDELSETDKQLVARARKIQRFLSQPFFVAEVFTGSPGKYVSLKDTIAGFSGILKGDYDHLPEQAFYMVGSIDEAIEKAKKL; this is encoded by the coding sequence ATGAGTAGCGGACGTATCGTTCAAATCATCGGCGCCGTCATCGACGTGGAATTCCCACGTGACGTCGTGCCGAGTGTTTACAACGCGCTGAAAGTACAAGGCGCGGAAACCACCCTGGAAGTTCAGCAGCAGCTGGGCGACGGCGTGGTTCGTACCATTGCGATGGGCTCGACCGAAGGTCTGAAGCGCGGTCTGGACGTCGTCGATACCGGCGCGGCCATCTCCGTTCCTGTCGGTAAGGCTACCCTGGGCCGCATCATGGACGTCCTGGGTAACCCAATCGACGAAGCCGGTCCGATCGGTGAAGAAGAGCGTCGTGGTATCCACCAGAAGGCGCCTTCGTTCGCGGACCAGGCCGGCGGCAACGATCTGCTGGAAACCGGCATCAAGGTTATCGACCTGGTTTGCCCGTTCGCCAAGGGTGGTAAAGTTGGTCTGTTCGGTGGTGCCGGTGTCGGCAAGACCGTGAACATGATGGAACTGATCCGTAACATCGCCATCGAGCACAGCGGTTATTCCGTGTTCGCCGGTGTGGGTGAGCGTACTCGTGAGGGTAACGACTTCTACCACGAGATGAAGGACTCCAACGTTCTCGACAAAGTAGCGCTGGTCTACGGTCAGATGAACGAGCCACCAGGAAACCGTCTGCGCGTTGCGCTGACTGGCCTGACCATGGCTGAGAAATTCCGTGACGAAGGTAACGACGTTCTGCTGTTCGTCGACAACATCTATCGTTACACCCTGGCCGGTACCGAAGTGTCCGCACTGCTGGGCCGTATGCCTTCGGCAGTAGGTTACCAGCCGACCCTGGCCGAAGAGATGGGCGTTCTGCAAGAGCGTATCACTTCGACCAAGGAAGGTTCGATCACTTCCATCCAGGCCGTTTACGTGCCTGCGGATGACTTGACCGACCCGTCGCCAGCGACCACCTTCGCCCACTTGGACGCCACCGTCGTTCTGTCCCGTGACATCGCCTCCCTGGGTATCTACCCAGCGGTTGACCCACTGGACTCGACTTCGCGCCAGCTGGACCCGAACGTGATCGGTACCGAGCACTACGAAACTGCCCGTCAGGTTCAGTATGTTCTGCAGCGCTACAAAGAGCTGAAGGACATCATCGCGATCCTGGGTATGGACGAGCTGTCCGAGACCGACAAGCAACTGGTAGCGCGCGCTCGTAAGATCCAGCGCTTCCTGTCGCAGCCGTTCTTCGTGGCCGAGGTCTTCACCGGTTCGCCAGGCAAGTACGTTTCCCTGAAAGACACCATCGCTGGCTTCAGCGGCATCCTCAAAGGTGACTACGACCACCTGCCAGAACAAGCGTTCTACATGGTCGGCAGCATCGACGAAGCGATCGAGAAAGCCAAGAAACTGTAA
- the atpG gene encoding F0F1 ATP synthase subunit gamma, whose amino-acid sequence MAGAKEIRSKIASIKSTQKITSAMEKVAVSKMRKAQQRMAASRPYAERIRQVIGHLANANPEYRHPFMIERPVKRAGYIVVSSDRGLCGGLNTNLFKALVKDMNENREQGVEIDLCVIGSKGATFFRIFGGNVVAAISHLGEEPSINDLIGSVKVMLDAYLDGRIDRLSVVSNKFINTMTQKPTVEQLVPLVATPDQDLKHHWDYLYEPDAKELLDGLMVRYVESQVYQAVVENNAAEQAARMIAMKNATDNAGDLISELQLIYNKARQAAITQEISEIVGGAAAV is encoded by the coding sequence ATGGCAGGCGCAAAAGAGATTCGCAGTAAGATTGCGAGCATCAAAAGCACGCAAAAAATTACCAGCGCCATGGAAAAAGTGGCGGTCAGCAAAATGCGCAAGGCACAACAGCGCATGGCTGCTAGCCGTCCTTATGCGGAGCGTATCCGCCAGGTGATCGGTCATCTGGCCAACGCCAACCCGGAATACCGCCACCCGTTCATGATCGAGCGCCCTGTAAAGCGCGCCGGTTACATCGTGGTGAGCAGTGACCGTGGTCTGTGCGGTGGCTTGAATACCAACCTGTTCAAGGCCTTGGTCAAGGACATGAACGAAAACCGCGAACAGGGCGTGGAAATCGACCTGTGCGTGATCGGCAGCAAGGGTGCGACTTTCTTCCGTATCTTTGGCGGCAACGTAGTAGCCGCGATCAGCCACCTGGGCGAAGAGCCATCGATCAATGACTTGATCGGCTCCGTCAAGGTCATGCTGGACGCCTACCTCGATGGCCGTATCGATCGCCTCTCGGTGGTTTCGAACAAGTTCATCAACACCATGACCCAAAAGCCGACGGTCGAGCAGTTGGTACCGTTGGTGGCAACCCCGGATCAGGATCTCAAGCATCACTGGGACTACCTGTACGAACCCGACGCAAAAGAGCTGCTGGACGGCTTGATGGTGCGTTACGTGGAGTCGCAGGTGTACCAGGCGGTGGTCGAGAACAATGCTGCTGAACAAGCAGCCCGGATGATCGCCATGAAGAACGCCACAGACAACGCCGGTGACCTGATCAGCGAACTCCAGCTGATCTACAACAAGGCGCGTCAGGCTGCGATCACCCAGGAGATCTCGGAAATCGTCGGCGGCGCTGCCGCGGTTTAA
- the atpA gene encoding F0F1 ATP synthase subunit alpha, translated as MQQLNPSEISEIIKGRIEKLDVGSQARNEGTVVSVSDGIVRIHGLADAMYGEMIEFPGGVYGMALNLEQDSVGAVVLGAYTSLAEGMSAKCTGRILEVPVGKELLGRVVDALGNPIDGKGPLNNTETDAVEKVAPGVIWRKSVDQPVQTGYKSVDAMIPVGRGQRELIIGDRQIGKTAMAVDAIINQKNSGIFCVYVAVGQKQSTIANVVRKLEEAGALANTIVVAASASESAALQFLAPYSGCTMGEYFRDRGEDALIVYDDLSKQAVAYRQISLLLRRPPGREAYPGDVFYLHSRLLERASRVSEEYVEKFTNGAVTGKTGSLTALPIIETQAGDVSAFVPTNVISITDGQIFLESAMFNSGIRPAVNAGVSVSRVGGAAQTKIIKKLSGGIRTALAQYRELAAFAQFASDLDEATRKQLEHGQRVTELMKQKQYAPMSIADMALSLYAAERGFLTDVEVSKVGSFEQALIAFFHRDHAELMAKINVKGDFNDEIDAGMKAGIEKFKATQTW; from the coding sequence ATGCAGCAACTCAATCCTTCCGAAATTAGTGAAATCATCAAGGGCCGCATCGAGAAGCTCGATGTCGGCTCCCAAGCCCGTAACGAAGGTACCGTCGTAAGCGTTTCCGACGGTATCGTACGGATCCACGGTCTGGCCGACGCTATGTACGGCGAAATGATCGAGTTCCCGGGCGGCGTATACGGTATGGCACTGAACCTGGAGCAAGACTCCGTAGGTGCAGTGGTACTGGGTGCGTACACCTCCCTCGCCGAGGGCATGAGCGCCAAGTGCACCGGTCGCATCCTGGAAGTTCCGGTTGGTAAGGAACTGCTGGGTCGCGTCGTGGACGCACTGGGTAACCCGATCGACGGCAAAGGTCCGCTGAACAACACCGAGACCGACGCGGTCGAGAAAGTTGCTCCAGGCGTGATCTGGCGTAAGTCGGTAGACCAGCCTGTACAGACTGGCTACAAGTCGGTCGACGCCATGATCCCGGTTGGCCGTGGCCAGCGTGAGCTGATCATCGGTGACCGTCAGATCGGTAAGACTGCCATGGCGGTCGATGCGATCATCAACCAGAAAAACAGCGGTATCTTCTGCGTATACGTGGCCGTCGGCCAGAAGCAGTCGACCATCGCCAACGTCGTGCGCAAGCTCGAAGAAGCCGGTGCCCTGGCCAACACCATCGTTGTTGCCGCCAGCGCCTCGGAATCGGCTGCACTGCAGTTCCTGGCGCCGTACTCCGGCTGCACCATGGGCGAGTACTTCCGTGACCGCGGTGAAGATGCCCTGATCGTCTACGATGACCTGTCCAAGCAGGCTGTTGCCTACCGCCAGATCTCCCTGCTGCTGCGTCGTCCACCAGGACGTGAAGCGTACCCAGGCGACGTGTTCTATCTCCACTCCCGTCTGCTGGAGCGTGCATCGCGCGTTTCGGAAGAATACGTCGAGAAGTTCACCAACGGCGCAGTCACTGGCAAGACCGGTTCCCTGACCGCTCTGCCGATCATCGAAACCCAGGCTGGCGACGTTTCGGCGTTCGTTCCGACCAACGTGATTTCCATCACCGACGGTCAGATCTTCCTGGAATCGGCCATGTTCAACTCGGGCATCCGCCCTGCAGTGAACGCCGGTGTTTCGGTATCGCGTGTAGGTGGTGCCGCTCAGACCAAGATCATCAAGAAGCTGTCCGGTGGTATTCGTACCGCACTGGCTCAGTACCGTGAACTGGCGGCATTCGCCCAGTTCGCGTCCGATCTGGACGAAGCGACCCGCAAGCAGCTGGAGCATGGTCAGCGCGTTACCGAGCTGATGAAGCAGAAGCAGTACGCGCCGATGTCCATCGCGGACATGGCCCTGTCGCTGTACGCCGCTGAGCGTGGCTTCCTGACCGACGTAGAAGTCTCCAAGGTCGGCAGCTTCGAGCAAGCACTGATCGCCTTCTTCCACCGTGATCACGCCGAACTGATGGCGAAGATCAACGTGAAGGGTGACTTCAACGACGAAATCGATGCAGGCATGAAAGCCGGTATCGAGAAGTTCAAGGCCACCCAGACCTGGTAA
- a CDS encoding F0F1 ATP synthase subunit delta has product MAELTTLARPYAKAAFEHAQAHQQLANWSAMLGLAAAVSEDDTMQRLLKAPRLTSAEKAAAFIDVCGDKFDASAQNFIHVAAENDRLLLLPEIAALFDLYKAEQEKSVDVEVTSAFALNQEQQDKLAKVLSARLSREVRLHASEDASLIGGVVIRAGDLVIDGSVRGKIAKLAEALKS; this is encoded by the coding sequence ATGGCAGAACTGACCACGTTGGCCCGACCTTACGCTAAGGCTGCCTTTGAGCATGCCCAGGCCCATCAGCAACTGGCCAATTGGTCAGCCATGCTCGGCCTGGCTGCTGCAGTGTCCGAAGACGACACCATGCAGCGCCTGCTCAAGGCCCCGCGACTGACAAGCGCAGAAAAGGCCGCCGCATTCATTGACGTTTGCGGTGACAAGTTCGATGCATCGGCACAGAATTTCATTCATGTTGCCGCGGAAAACGACCGTCTCCTGCTTCTGCCGGAGATTGCCGCTCTGTTCGACCTGTACAAGGCAGAACAAGAGAAATCCGTGGACGTGGAAGTCACCAGTGCTTTTGCGTTGAACCAAGAACAGCAAGACAAACTCGCCAAGGTTCTCAGTGCACGGCTCAGCCGGGAAGTGCGCCTGCACGCGTCGGAGGATGCCAGCCTGATCGGCGGCGTCGTCATCCGCGCCGGCGACCTGGTAATCGATGGCTCTGTTCGCGGCAAGATCGCGAAACTGGCCGAAGCATTGAAATCTTGA
- a CDS encoding F0F1 ATP synthase subunit B, translated as MNINATLIGQSVAFLIFVLFCMKYVWPPVITALQERQKKIADGLDAANRAARDLELAQEKVGQQLREAKAQAAEIIEQSKKRAAQLVDEAREQARVEADRVKAQAQAEIEQELNSVKDALRAQVGALAVGGAEKILGATIDQNAHAELVNKLAAEI; from the coding sequence GTGAACATTAATGCAACCCTGATTGGCCAATCCGTTGCTTTTCTGATTTTTGTACTCTTCTGCATGAAGTACGTATGGCCTCCGGTCATCACTGCTCTGCAAGAGCGTCAAAAGAAGATTGCAGACGGCTTGGACGCTGCCAACCGCGCAGCTCGCGACCTGGAGCTGGCCCAAGAGAAAGTGGGTCAGCAACTGCGTGAAGCAAAGGCACAGGCAGCTGAAATCATTGAGCAAAGCAAGAAACGCGCTGCTCAGCTAGTAGACGAAGCCCGTGAACAGGCTCGTGTCGAAGCTGACCGTGTGAAGGCTCAGGCTCAGGCCGAGATCGAACAGGAACTGAACAGCGTCAAAGACGCCCTGCGTGCCCAAGTGGGTGCCCTGGCTGTTGGCGGTGCTGAAAAGATCCTTGGCGCCACAATCGATCAAAACGCGCATGCAGAGCTGGTTAACAAACTGGCCGCTGAAATTTAA
- the atpE gene encoding F0F1 ATP synthase subunit C — METVVGLTAIAVALLIGLGALGTAIGFGLLGGKFLEGAARQPEMVPMLQVKMFIVAGLLDAVTMIGVGIALFFTFANPFVGQIAG, encoded by the coding sequence ATGGAAACTGTAGTTGGTCTGACCGCTATCGCTGTTGCTCTGCTGATCGGCCTGGGTGCTCTGGGTACCGCCATTGGTTTCGGCCTGCTGGGCGGCAAATTCCTGGAAGGCGCTGCTCGTCAGCCTGAGATGGTTCCGATGCTGCAGGTCAAAATGTTCATCGTTGCCGGTCTGCTCGACGCCGTCACCATGATCGGTGTTGGTATCGCTCTGTTCTTCACCTTCGCGAATCCCTTCGTTGGTCAAATCGCCGGCTAA
- the atpB gene encoding F0F1 ATP synthase subunit A, producing MAAETASGYIQHHLQNLTYGQLPDGSWGFAHSAAEAKAMGFWAFHVDTLGWSVALGLIFLFIFRMAAKKATSGQPSGLQNFVEVLVDFVNGSVKDSFHGRSPVIAPLALTIFVWVFLMNAIDLVPVDWIPQLAILISGDPHIPFRAVSTTDPNATLAMAFCVFALIIFYSIKVKGLGGFIGELTLHPFGSKNIFLQILLIPVNFLLEFVTLIAKPISLALRLFGNMYAGELVFILIAVMFGAGILWLSGLGIVLQWAWAVFHILIITLQAFIFMMLTIVYLSMAHEDNH from the coding sequence ATGGCAGCAGAAACCGCTTCGGGCTATATCCAGCACCACTTGCAGAACCTGACTTACGGTCAACTACCAGACGGCAGCTGGGGCTTCGCCCATTCGGCTGCAGAAGCCAAGGCTATGGGCTTCTGGGCATTCCACGTGGATACCCTGGGTTGGTCCGTCGCACTGGGTCTGATCTTCCTGTTCATCTTCCGCATGGCGGCCAAGAAGGCGACTTCTGGCCAACCGAGCGGCCTGCAGAACTTCGTCGAAGTGCTGGTGGACTTCGTCAACGGCAGCGTGAAGGACTCCTTCCACGGCCGTAGCCCGGTGATCGCGCCGCTGGCGCTGACCATCTTCGTCTGGGTATTCCTGATGAACGCCATCGACCTGGTACCGGTCGACTGGATTCCTCAGCTGGCCATCCTGATCTCGGGTGATCCGCACATTCCGTTCCGCGCCGTGTCGACCACCGACCCGAACGCGACCCTGGCCATGGCCTTCTGCGTGTTTGCGCTGATCATCTTCTACAGCATCAAGGTCAAGGGCCTGGGTGGCTTCATCGGTGAGCTGACCCTGCACCCGTTCGGCAGCAAGAATATCTTCCTGCAGATCCTGCTGATCCCGGTCAACTTCCTGCTGGAATTCGTGACCCTGATCGCCAAGCCGATCTCGCTGGCACTGCGTCTGTTCGGCAACATGTACGCCGGCGAGCTGGTGTTCATCCTGATTGCCGTGATGTTCGGCGCCGGCATCCTGTGGCTCAGCGGCCTGGGTATCGTGCTGCAATGGGCGTGGGCTGTGTTCCACATCCTGATCATCACCCTGCAAGCCTTCATCTTCATGATGCTTACCATCGTCTACTTGTCGATGGCTCACGAAGATAACCATTAA
- a CDS encoding F0F1 ATP synthase subunit I: MEIRTPNRLPFHRWAVFPVLLTQFVVLLLATLVLWQLAGTVSGYSGLCGGLIAWLPNVYFAWKAFRFSGARAAQAIVKSFYAGEAGKMILTAVLFALTFAGVKPLAPLAVFGVFVLTLLVSWFAPLLMNKRLSRP, encoded by the coding sequence ATGGAAATCCGCACGCCAAACCGGTTGCCTTTCCATCGCTGGGCGGTTTTTCCGGTATTGCTGACGCAATTCGTCGTGCTGCTGCTGGCAACCTTGGTGTTGTGGCAGTTGGCTGGGACGGTCAGCGGATATTCAGGGCTCTGCGGAGGCCTGATTGCCTGGCTGCCCAATGTTTATTTCGCCTGGAAGGCTTTTCGCTTTAGCGGAGCTCGGGCGGCGCAGGCCATCGTCAAGTCGTTCTACGCTGGCGAGGCAGGCAAGATGATTTTGACGGCAGTGCTCTTCGCACTGACCTTCGCAGGAGTGAAGCCACTGGCGCCGCTGGCAGTATTCGGCGTCTTCGTGTTGACCCTTTTGGTCAGCTGGTTCGCGCCCCTGCTGATGAATAAAAGACTTTCGAGACCTTAG
- a CDS encoding ParB/RepB/Spo0J family partition protein, translated as MAVKKRGLGRGLDALLSGPSVSALEEQAVKIDLKELQHLPVELIQRGKYQPRRDMDPQALEELAHSIRSHGVMQPIVVRPVGDERYEIIAGERRWRATQQAGLDTIPAMVREVSDEAAIAMALIENIQREDLNPLEEALALQRLQQEFELTQQQVADAVGKSRVTVANLLRLITLPEAIKTMLAHGDLEMGHARALLGLEENRQEEGARHVVARGLTVRQTEALVRQWLSDKPDPVEPGKPDPDIARLEQRLAERLGSAVQIRHGAKGKGQLVIRYNSLDELQGVLTHIR; from the coding sequence ATGGCCGTCAAGAAACGGGGTCTCGGACGTGGGTTGGATGCGCTGCTCAGCGGTCCATCCGTGAGCGCGCTCGAAGAGCAGGCTGTAAAGATCGACCTCAAGGAGCTTCAGCACCTGCCCGTCGAGTTGATTCAACGGGGCAAGTACCAGCCACGTCGCGACATGGACCCGCAGGCGCTCGAAGAACTGGCTCACTCGATCCGCAGCCACGGCGTGATGCAACCGATCGTGGTGCGCCCGGTTGGCGATGAGCGCTATGAGATCATCGCCGGTGAGCGGCGCTGGCGCGCGACTCAACAAGCCGGTCTGGACACCATTCCGGCCATGGTCCGCGAGGTCTCTGACGAAGCGGCCATTGCCATGGCCCTGATCGAAAACATCCAGCGCGAGGACTTGAACCCTCTGGAAGAAGCGCTGGCCCTGCAGCGGTTGCAGCAGGAGTTCGAGCTGACCCAGCAGCAAGTGGCCGATGCCGTGGGCAAGTCGCGGGTGACCGTGGCCAACCTGCTGCGGTTGATCACGTTGCCTGAAGCGATCAAAACGATGCTCGCCCATGGTGACCTGGAGATGGGTCACGCACGGGCTTTGCTAGGCCTGGAAGAGAATCGCCAGGAGGAAGGGGCGCGTCATGTTGTCGCACGTGGGCTGACCGTACGTCAGACCGAGGCGCTGGTGCGCCAATGGCTGAGCGACAAGCCTGATCCGGTAGAACCCGGCAAACCTGATCCGGACATTGCACGCCTGGAACAGCGGCTTGCAGAGCGTTTAGGCTCGGCTGTACAGATTCGCCACGGCGCTAAAGGCAAGGGCCAACTGGTGATTCGCTATAACTCGCTCGATGAGTTGCAGGGCGTACTCACACACATTCGCTGA
- a CDS encoding ParA family protein — protein sequence MAKVFAIANQKGGVGKTTTCINLAASLVATKRRVLLIDLDPQGNATMGSGVDKHELEHSVYDLLIGECDLAQAMHYSEHGGFQLLPANRDLTAAEVVLLEMQVKESRLRNALAPIRDNYDFILIDCPPSLSMLTLNALVASDGVIIPMQCEYYALEGLSDLVDNIKRIAAKLNPALKIEGLLRTMYDPRLSLNNDVSAQLKEHFGSQLYDTVIPRNIRLAEAPSFGMPALAYDKQSRGAQAYLALAGELVRRQRRQSRTAQAT from the coding sequence ATGGCTAAGGTATTCGCAATCGCGAACCAGAAAGGTGGTGTGGGCAAGACCACCACCTGTATCAATCTCGCTGCCTCGCTGGTGGCGACCAAGCGTCGTGTGCTGCTGATCGACCTCGATCCGCAGGGCAATGCCACCATGGGCAGCGGCGTGGACAAGCACGAGCTCGAGCACTCTGTGTACGACCTGCTGATCGGAGAGTGTGACCTGGCCCAGGCCATGCACTATTCCGAGCATGGTGGGTTCCAGCTGTTGCCGGCCAACCGTGACCTGACCGCTGCAGAAGTCGTGCTGCTGGAGATGCAGGTCAAGGAAAGCCGCCTGCGTAATGCGCTGGCGCCCATTCGTGATAACTACGATTTCATCCTCATCGACTGCCCGCCTTCATTGTCGATGCTGACGCTCAATGCCTTGGTGGCTTCCGATGGCGTGATCATCCCCATGCAGTGCGAGTATTACGCGCTGGAAGGGCTGAGCGACCTTGTGGACAACATCAAGCGGATCGCTGCCAAGTTGAACCCCGCGCTCAAGATCGAGGGGTTGCTGCGAACCATGTATGATCCGCGGCTGAGCCTGAACAACGATGTATCGGCGCAGCTCAAGGAGCATTTCGGTTCGCAGTTGTACGATACCGTCATTCCGCGAAACATCCGCCTGGCCGAAGCACCCAGCTTCGGTATGCCGGCATTGGCCTACGACAAGCAATCGCGCGGCGCACAGGCCTACCTTGCCCTGGCCGGAGAACTGGTTCGTCGTCAACGCCGCCAGTCCCGCACTGCACAAGCAACTTAA
- the rsmG gene encoding 16S rRNA (guanine(527)-N(7))-methyltransferase RsmG: MSSLVTSQHAEELSTGARQLAVPLSPEHHEKLLGYLALLIKWNKAYNLTAVRDPDEMVSRHLLDSLSVMPFIHSERSNWLDVGSGGGMPGVPMAILHPHKRITVLDANGKKTRFLTQVKMELKLDNLTVIHSRVEGYTPAQPFDGIISRAFSSMENFTNWTRHLGDTGTQWLAMKGLHPADELVALPADFTVESEQALTVPGCQGQRHLLILRRKA; encoded by the coding sequence TTGAGTTCCCTGGTTACCTCCCAACATGCCGAAGAGTTGTCCACAGGTGCCCGCCAGTTGGCTGTGCCCCTGAGCCCTGAACACCATGAAAAGCTGCTGGGCTACCTGGCCCTGTTGATCAAGTGGAACAAGGCCTACAACCTCACCGCCGTCCGGGATCCGGATGAAATGGTTTCGCGTCACCTGCTCGACAGCCTCAGCGTGATGCCGTTTATCCACAGCGAGCGCAGTAACTGGCTGGATGTCGGCAGCGGCGGAGGCATGCCAGGTGTGCCCATGGCTATCCTGCATCCCCACAAGCGGATCACCGTACTGGATGCCAATGGCAAGAAGACGCGCTTTCTGACCCAGGTGAAAATGGAGCTCAAGCTGGACAACCTTACGGTTATCCACAGCAGGGTCGAGGGGTACACGCCGGCCCAGCCGTTCGACGGCATCATCTCCCGCGCTTTCAGCAGCATGGAGAATTTCACCAACTGGACCCGCCACCTGGGCGACACCGGGACGCAGTGGCTTGCAATGAAGGGGCTGCATCCTGCCGATGAACTGGTAGCATTGCCCGCAGACTTCACAGTGGAAAGCGAGCAGGCCCTGACCGTTCCGGGTTGCCAGGGCCAACGTCATCTGCTGATACTGCGCCGCAAGGCTTGA